A portion of the Pedobacter cryoconitis genome contains these proteins:
- a CDS encoding winged helix-turn-helix transcriptional regulator — protein MTRIKENSSINLNKGLAELTCPVTYVMNKIGGHWKSIIIYQLREDSKRYSELRRAIPIITEKMLIQSLKQLEADNLVIRKAEPVVPPFVTYTLSPSGKELVPLMNMMAEWAIQDSGRAMV, from the coding sequence ATGACCAGGATTAAAGAGAATTCAAGTATCAACTTAAATAAAGGATTAGCGGAACTGACTTGTCCGGTTACCTATGTCATGAATAAGATTGGCGGGCACTGGAAATCGATTATTATTTATCAGCTCAGAGAAGATTCTAAACGTTACAGTGAATTGAGAAGAGCTATTCCTATCATTACTGAAAAAATGCTGATTCAGAGTTTAAAACAATTGGAAGCTGATAACCTGGTGATCCGGAAAGCAGAACCAGTAGTTCCTCCTTTTGTCACTTATACTTTAAGCCCTTCGGGTAAAGAATTAGTCCCTTTAATGAATATGATGGCCGAATGGGCTATTCAGGATAGCGGAAGGGCAATGGTTTAA
- a CDS encoding Crp/Fnr family transcriptional regulator: MYQEVLDHIEKYVQLDPRQQQQFCEKLECIKLKKKEFLLEPGKLCKGNYFIVKGCVRQFLINQKLNEQIIHFGIEHWWIADQDSLLNNQPSACYIQAIEETELLLIREKERISLFKEIPPLETYFRIMMQKSFVASQRRIGFIFNLTEEERYRHFSKLYPGFVQRVPQYMLASYLGFTPQFLSRLRAKKDL; encoded by the coding sequence ATGTATCAGGAGGTTTTAGACCATATCGAAAAGTATGTACAGTTAGATCCCAGACAGCAGCAGCAATTCTGTGAAAAACTGGAGTGCATCAAACTGAAGAAGAAAGAGTTTTTACTTGAGCCAGGCAAACTATGCAAGGGGAATTATTTTATTGTTAAAGGCTGTGTACGTCAATTTCTGATCAATCAGAAACTTAATGAACAAATTATCCATTTTGGTATTGAACATTGGTGGATTGCAGATCAGGACAGCTTATTGAATAATCAGCCTTCTGCGTGTTATATCCAGGCTATAGAAGAAACTGAATTACTTTTGATCCGGGAGAAAGAACGGATTAGTCTTTTTAAGGAAATTCCGCCTTTAGAAACTTATTTCAGGATCATGATGCAGAAATCATTTGTAGCCTCTCAGCGCAGAATAGGATTCATCTTTAACCTGACTGAAGAAGAGCGCTACCGGCATTTCTCTAAACTCTATCCTGGTTTCGTTCAACGGGTTCCGCAATATATGCTGGCTTCTTATCTTGGTTTTACGCCGCAGTTTTTAAGCCGGTTACGCGCTAAAAAAGATTTATAA
- a CDS encoding NAD(P)H-binding protein → MKITITGSLGNISKPLAQTLVDAGHQVTVISSSADKVKAIEDLGATATIGSVEDTDFLTKAFTGADAIYTMCPPNNAAADFRSFMNTVGQNYAAAIRASGVKQVVNLSSIGAHLTEGTGPIKGLHDVEQIFNELEGVSIKHMRPAYFYVNLYGSADMIRHGGIIGGNYGETAPLVLVHPKDIALAIAGEIQQPFTGKSIRYVASDVRTPAEVATALGTAIGKPDLKWVEFTDEQAYDGMIQAGLPAELAKNYVEMGTAIRNGILWEDFKVNQPEFSAIKLEDFAKEFAAAF, encoded by the coding sequence ATGAAAATTACAATAACAGGTTCTTTAGGAAATATAAGTAAGCCATTAGCACAAACCTTAGTAGATGCTGGTCACCAGGTAACTGTCATCAGCAGCAGTGCCGATAAGGTAAAAGCAATTGAAGATTTAGGCGCTACAGCGACTATTGGCTCAGTAGAGGATACCGATTTTTTAACAAAGGCTTTTACAGGCGCAGATGCAATTTATACGATGTGTCCCCCAAATAATGCGGCTGCTGATTTCAGAAGTTTCATGAATACGGTTGGTCAGAATTATGCCGCAGCGATTCGTGCATCCGGCGTGAAGCAAGTAGTTAATCTAAGCAGCATTGGCGCACATTTAACTGAGGGTACAGGCCCGATCAAAGGCTTGCATGATGTAGAACAAATATTTAATGAACTGGAAGGTGTTTCGATCAAGCACATGCGCCCTGCGTATTTTTATGTCAACTTATATGGCAGTGCCGATATGATCAGACATGGGGGTATTATTGGGGGCAATTATGGAGAAACTGCTCCATTAGTACTGGTTCATCCAAAAGATATCGCCTTAGCCATAGCCGGAGAAATACAACAGCCGTTCACAGGAAAAAGTATCCGTTATGTGGCCAGTGATGTCCGTACCCCTGCAGAAGTAGCCACCGCATTAGGTACAGCGATAGGAAAACCTGATTTGAAATGGGTTGAGTTTACAGATGAACAAGCTTATGATGGAATGATCCAGGCTGGTTTACCTGCAGAGTTAGCTAAGAATTATGTAGAAATGGGCACAGCGATCAGAAATGGTATTTTATGGGAAGATTTTAAAGTTAATCAACCTGAATTCTCCGCTATCAAACTGGAAGACTTTGCAAAAGAGTTCGCAGCAGCTTTCTAA
- a CDS encoding carboxymuconolactone decarboxylase family protein: MSNRIKINEVLPAGYRAILALEKYIESTSLTPIHKELIKIRASQINGCAFCIDMHTLDARKAGETEQRIYALSAWRDTPFFDEKERALLALTEEITLISNHVSDETYKNAAGVFEEAYLAEIIMAIITINAWNRIGVTTELSPALCS; encoded by the coding sequence ATGAGCAACAGAATTAAAATCAACGAAGTACTACCAGCAGGATACCGGGCTATACTAGCCCTTGAAAAATACATTGAAAGTACCAGCCTGACTCCTATACACAAAGAGCTGATCAAAATCAGGGCCTCACAAATTAATGGATGTGCTTTCTGCATTGACATGCATACACTGGATGCACGTAAGGCGGGGGAGACTGAACAAAGGATCTATGCACTTTCTGCATGGCGTGATACCCCTTTCTTTGATGAAAAGGAGCGCGCCTTATTAGCTTTGACCGAAGAAATTACTTTAATTAGTAACCACGTATCTGATGAAACTTATAAAAATGCAGCAGGTGTTTTTGAGGAAGCTTACCTGGCTGAAATTATCATGGCGATCATTACCATTAATGCATGGAACAGAATTGGGGTCACCACAGAATTATCACCTGCGTTGTGTTCTTAA
- a CDS encoding adenylate/guanylate cyclase domain-containing protein, whose protein sequence is MKTQNNYIPSTLPTHQISCTRLTDQTIVCKSPDQMKEIYTALGEERELALLFLDIRNFTAAMEIRSSYEVIYMIRKLFVLFNRSITAAGGRIIETNGDSIYAVFGLDTNLRKAVQSSVDAAYALLRDVDVFNASYAQPYFNLSYEVGIGVHHGKVVVGQYDLANKEQMTVMGLPVNIASRLQGETKGLNNNLIISESTYDLLTEPKDAEIRTVQLKGVSAAMNVMLMGNTFHPKNHIDDMDLNYYLGISG, encoded by the coding sequence ATGAAAACTCAAAACAATTACATTCCCTCTACGCTCCCAACACATCAAATTTCATGTACACGCCTTACTGATCAGACTATTGTATGCAAATCACCTGATCAGATGAAGGAGATTTATACTGCGCTTGGAGAAGAGCGTGAACTGGCTCTTTTATTCTTGGATATCCGCAATTTCACGGCTGCTATGGAAATCAGATCTTCGTATGAAGTCATTTATATGATCAGAAAACTGTTTGTTTTATTTAACCGCTCTATTACTGCCGCTGGTGGACGGATTATTGAAACCAATGGAGATAGTATATATGCAGTTTTCGGATTGGATACAAATTTAAGAAAAGCAGTGCAGTCTTCTGTTGATGCCGCTTATGCCTTACTACGTGATGTTGATGTTTTTAATGCTTCTTATGCGCAACCTTATTTTAACCTGAGTTACGAGGTTGGTATTGGCGTACACCATGGTAAGGTTGTAGTGGGTCAATATGATCTGGCCAATAAAGAGCAGATGACTGTCATGGGCTTACCAGTAAATATTGCTTCACGCTTACAAGGAGAAACCAAAGGGCTCAACAATAACCTGATCATTTCTGAAAGCACTTACGATTTACTGACTGAGCCGAAAGATGCGGAAATCAGAACTGTGCAGCTTAAGGGAGTATCTGCTGCTATGAACGTAATGTTAATGGGAAATACTTTTCATCCTAAAAACCACATTGATGATATGGACCTGAATTATTACCTCGGAATATCCGGTTAA
- a CDS encoding RagB/SusD family nutrient uptake outer membrane protein, with amino-acid sequence MKKYICILSIAALFTLSCKKGFLDQVPNDRLTLDETFSNRLTAEKFLNNIYSSIPDEFGQRNPGSSNAGLWTGGADEAEFTWGGVASNAVNIGNWDANSGFVYAYWNNYYRGIRSATFFMANIEKVKNDLSPQLITQYRAEARALRAMYYFYLVRLYGPVILLGDNVVAPDVPSSEVQLSRSSMDECVTYITTELDAAAKDLPVTPANDDSYGRITKGIALAFKAQTLFLAASPLYNGNNDLSALKNKDGKALVSQSFEVNKWKVAADAYKSFITQFVPGTYDLFKKTDANGNFDPYLSCRDVFLTDWNKEVILARPESSLSARQYEMTPYHRGANSASRGGGALGATQNQVDAFFMQNGKSINDAGSGYVSTGFAAMATKYTKAGIYNPWVNREPRFYVNITFNGSTWLNTNDGLITTELYNTGNSGKQTGGNDYSTTGYVVRKAMGLGNWNIDRRPVILYRLANVFMDYAEALNEASPGDPDILKYLNLIRERAGVPLYGSADLPVPASPTEMSAALRKERRVELAFENVRFFDTRRWKIAETTDNGPIYGLDINKNLPDFLQVVTFESRVFNKRHYLFPIPSNDVNVDVNLVQNPGW; translated from the coding sequence ATGAAAAAATATATATGTATACTAAGTATTGCCGCCCTGTTTACCCTTTCTTGTAAAAAAGGATTTCTGGATCAGGTGCCTAATGACAGGTTAACCTTAGATGAAACGTTTTCGAACAGACTGACAGCCGAGAAATTCTTAAATAATATTTACAGCAGTATTCCCGATGAATTCGGACAAAGAAATCCCGGAAGTTCCAATGCCGGTTTATGGACAGGAGGAGCTGATGAAGCCGAATTTACCTGGGGCGGGGTAGCCAGTAATGCTGTAAATATTGGAAACTGGGATGCCAATTCAGGTTTTGTTTATGCCTATTGGAATAATTATTACAGAGGGATACGTTCCGCTACTTTTTTCATGGCAAATATTGAAAAAGTAAAGAATGACCTTTCTCCTCAGCTGATTACGCAGTACCGCGCAGAAGCCAGGGCATTAAGAGCGATGTACTATTTTTACCTTGTCCGTTTATACGGGCCTGTGATTCTTTTAGGCGATAATGTGGTTGCACCGGATGTACCAAGTTCAGAAGTGCAGTTGTCAAGAAGCTCAATGGACGAATGTGTTACATATATTACTACAGAACTGGATGCCGCAGCTAAGGATTTACCAGTTACTCCTGCAAACGACGATAGTTATGGAAGGATAACCAAAGGAATTGCGCTCGCATTCAAAGCACAAACTTTGTTTTTAGCGGCAAGCCCATTGTATAATGGAAACAATGACTTATCTGCCCTGAAAAATAAAGATGGTAAAGCATTGGTGAGCCAGAGTTTTGAAGTCAATAAATGGAAGGTTGCAGCGGACGCCTATAAATCTTTTATTACCCAGTTTGTACCAGGAACTTATGATTTATTTAAAAAGACTGATGCCAATGGTAATTTTGATCCTTATCTGTCTTGCAGAGATGTGTTTTTAACCGATTGGAATAAAGAGGTCATTTTAGCCAGACCAGAATCCTCTTTGTCAGCCAGACAATATGAAATGACTCCTTACCATCGTGGTGCAAATTCGGCATCCAGAGGTGGCGGGGCACTGGGCGCAACGCAAAACCAGGTAGATGCTTTCTTTATGCAAAACGGTAAAAGTATCAATGATGCAGGCTCAGGTTATGTCAGCACTGGCTTTGCGGCAATGGCTACCAAATATACCAAAGCAGGGATTTATAATCCCTGGGTAAACCGTGAACCGCGTTTTTATGTCAATATTACCTTTAATGGAAGTACCTGGCTCAATACAAATGATGGATTGATTACTACAGAGTTATACAATACCGGTAATTCAGGTAAACAAACAGGAGGTAATGACTACAGTACTACAGGCTATGTTGTGAGAAAAGCAATGGGATTGGGGAACTGGAATATAGACAGAAGACCAGTGATCTTATACCGTCTGGCCAATGTTTTTATGGACTATGCAGAAGCTTTAAATGAGGCGAGCCCCGGCGATCCTGATATCCTGAAATATCTGAACTTAATCAGAGAAAGGGCAGGAGTGCCACTTTACGGGTCAGCAGACTTACCTGTTCCAGCCTCACCAACCGAAATGTCGGCAGCATTGCGGAAAGAAAGAAGAGTAGAACTTGCTTTTGAGAACGTCAGATTTTTTGATACCCGCAGATGGAAAATTGCAGAGACGACCGATAATGGGCCCATTTACGGCCTGGATATCAATAAGAACCTTCCGGATTTCTTACAGGTCGTTACTTTTGAAAGCAGGGTGTTTAACAAAAGACATTACCTGTTTCCTATTCCTTCGAATGATGTAAATGTGGATGTAAACCTGGTGCAAAACCCAGGATGGTAA
- a CDS encoding HPP family protein codes for MRHKIRRHVRKAKYIFYKETLVDFREHLWTFIGAFLGIGIIGFINSKYFTAYENLFMIGSFGASSVLIYGIINSPLAQPRNLIGGHVLCAIVGVTMHKLIPGEVWLSAALAVSLSIVVMQITKTLHPPGGATALIATTGTAKINALGYFYVLSPIFTGVMILFIVAVICNNATPHRRYPANKNWYKFWRGKHRNSKAL; via the coding sequence ATGAGACATAAAATAAGAAGGCACGTCAGGAAAGCGAAATATATCTTTTATAAAGAAACACTAGTCGATTTCAGAGAACACTTATGGACTTTTATCGGTGCATTTTTGGGCATAGGAATCATTGGATTTATAAACAGCAAATATTTCACAGCCTATGAAAACCTTTTTATGATCGGTTCATTTGGTGCGTCTTCCGTCCTGATTTATGGGATTATCAACAGTCCTTTAGCACAACCCCGGAATTTAATTGGCGGACATGTACTGTGCGCAATTGTGGGGGTTACGATGCACAAGCTAATTCCCGGAGAAGTCTGGTTAAGCGCTGCGCTGGCAGTTTCACTCTCTATAGTAGTGATGCAGATCACCAAAACACTTCATCCTCCGGGTGGGGCTACCGCGTTGATTGCGACTACAGGAACTGCTAAAATCAACGCATTAGGCTATTTTTATGTGTTAAGCCCCATATTTACAGGTGTAATGATTCTGTTTATTGTCGCTGTTATCTGTAACAATGCGACTCCGCACCGCAGGTATCCTGCCAATAAAAACTGGTATAAATTCTGGAGAGGGAAACATAGAAATTCAAAGGCATTGTAA